AGATCCAGGTGTGAGCAGGGACAGGCGCCCTCTAGAGGCTCTGGGAGGGTCTTCTATAGCTTTTCCAGAGGCAGGTGGCCACCAGGATCCCCGGGCTGGTGGCTGCGTGTCTTTGCTCTGTCTTCTTTACGTGACTTCTCTGTGTGtcagtctccctctgcctctctcttatgAAGACGCTTGGAGGTGTTTAGGGCCCTCCCGGGTTATCCAGGGTGATCTCCTCATCACAAGAGCCTTAGTTATATCTGCAAGATGCTTTTGCACAGTAAGGTTACATTTGGCCGTTTTTCAGCTTACCACAAAGGCTGCCCTAGAcgtggaatcagccatttctccagcaaaccttgGTTTCTCCAAGTGGGAAATTGTATTTTGAATCCTCGTGCTGAGGCTGAAGACCCAATCACTTGAATGTCCACCTCCATTGCCCACTGCCCTGACCCTGCCTTGCCCGGCTGCTGCATGGCCCCGCCCTCCAGTCCTGCCCAAACCCCTCCTGGCCCTACCCTTGTGCCGCCATCAGGAGAGGGCTGGCTCAGGTATGCTAGAAGGCTTTGCCCAAGATCCTCCCCGCTCACTGTGCTTCCTTCTGGAGCATCACTGCCTACCCTGGGCTTCCTCGTACCATCCCCAGGCAGCctccccagctgcagccccttCAGCTTTTGAGCCCAGGCAGGGCAGGTGCAGGCTGCCAAGGGGGGTCTCTCCCTAGAGCTGCTTGTGGGGTGCAGGGGGTGCTAGAGAGGCAGGTCTCTGAGGAGGCTGCGGGGGAAGAGAACCGGGAGCCCAAAGCTGGGGGCGAGGCCCGGCAGTCTGCCATCCCAGAGGAGCCTCCCCCATGCAGAGCAGGAGTGGCCACCTCCCCCGACCCCTGAGCCTCTCTGTGGCCCTGCAGACCCTAACCTGGCCACCTGCAGAAGGGCCCCAAGGTTTGGGGGAGTGGGGGCCAGGGCCTCCATATTTCTGTCTACCCAGGGGACTGCCAGGCCTTACGGGGTCGGGGGCGCAGGCACTGGGGCCACTGAGGAGCCCGCAGAAAGAAGGGGGCTCGGCTTTGCCCTGATGCCCGCTCGCTGcacacagcccctcctccagcccctcctgtgcCAACTGTGGCCTTCCAGCACCCTTCTAATGAGTTATATTTCTCTTGAAATGAGCCAGTTTCCTTCAAGAAAGTGGTTGCAAGCAACGAGAGTCTGAGAGGAACCTAGGACTTGTTATCAGGCCCATTTGGGGCCGAACATTGCGAACGCCCTGCGAGGGTTGGAGGCGGCTCTTGGCCTGCAGGGGCAGAGCTGCTGCTTACAGGCTCTGCAGCCCTGGACAGGTCATGGGGACCACTGGGGGCAGGCACCAGGGGAGGAGGGCTGCTTCTAGGGGCACAGATGGCCCACGGGAGTACAACCAGTTCAGGTCCCTAAACTTCAGGCTCAAGGCTTGGACTGAAACAGGAAGGTCTGTGATTGTGCCCAGACCACAGCTCCTGGAGTGTGGCCAGCAGTGGCCTGGCTGCCCCTGAAGGCCTGGGTCCGCAGGGGGCCTGTGCGGTCACTGCTGTTCTCACAATAGGCCAACAAAATGGTCAGTATCACTCAATATAGAGAAAATGTTTGGTGTCactactagagaaatgcaaatcaaaactacaataaaaagtaaaataaaataatgtaaaatactcGTCCCTTTTCCAACAAAACATCTTACTGAGGCCGGACtgtcttaatatattttgacCAAAGCATATTGTAACATTGACCAGAAGTGGATATAAGAAGCCAGACATTGAAGAGATTttgcaaaaacataaaattatgccactcttctcactcatttttatcttgaaaaatagttacctttcaattaaaaatttattatgatAACACATAGTGagttcatttttacatttaagtaaaattaataagcaaatatttaaagatattctcAGTGTGATTTCCAATGTGGTAAACATTGACAGAAAGAATCCTAATAAACAAAATCTGTTTGgggtcctcagtaatttttaagaatgtacaGGGGTCCTGAGACCAGATGGCCTGGTGACTTCCTTTTGCAGAAACCGCAAAGCTGGCCCCGGGGGCTCCATGCAGGCAGAAGTGGAGGCCACGTGTAGCTTTCTCACCAAACTCCAGGGCTACCAGCATTGCCACCCCAGAGCCCAAGGGGAGCAGGTGGCCACTCCCAAAGGGACCTCCCATGTAGTGAGCGGCAATTTGTCACCACTGACCCCCTTGTGTGTGGACCTGCCACCCACCCCATGCTCCCTTCAGCACTGCCGTCCACTGACTCACAAACGCCCTTCACTGAGGGGCCTGTGCAGCGCTGCCTCTGCTTAAAGGAGAGGCTGGTGTTCGCAGGACCCCCTACACCCCATGACCCCAAACCAATGATCTGAGGGAGTGAGTGGTGCAGAGACCACTGAAGACCCGGCCCTGGTGCCAGCTCAGAGACACTGCCCTTGGGAGTCAGGCTGCGGAAAATGCCCGGCGGGGAGCCCCGAACAGTCCGGTGTCTATAGGGGAGCGGCTCTCACTCTTACACCTGCCACCCCAGGCGAGGCTGTGGCTGCCTGTCCCAGTGGCCGGGTGATGCCGCATGTGGACTGTGGCTCCTGAGGAAGCAGGGCCTCCTCCCAGAGACACAGCAGCATCTCCTCTGAGTGGGACACAGTTTAGAGCACCTCTGCCACTGGACGCGCAGGTGTGGCTGGCGTGGACCCCCACCGGGAAAGGGCTGCTGGCGGGCGGCTGAGAGGCGGGAGGATGCGGAACAAGCTCCAGGAGACCCCGGGATGCTCGAAAACCACCAGGCCCAGCGGCCAGGGTCAGTGGAAGACACAGTGCCCTCTGCAGATGGGCCCAAGGGCTCAGACTGTCACCaagcaggaccctctggggccTTTCCAGGACAGGCCCCCCTTggcccccatgtcctctgcctgcctctggtttctagaaaaactttagcctcaTAGGCCTCCCTGAGTTCCAAATAGTACacttaatcagagaagtgagaaaacacagaaagaaaggaaaacagtccagcaagacaaaataataacagtttagctattaaacaaagtcaaggacctgtAGCTCCTCCTCAGGGTCTGTGGATCATACTCTGAGCCCCATCCTTTGAGCTGCTTTGCAGGtgctgaaacccccaccaggcgGAGGAAGTTAACTGTGCTGCCCACCAGCCCGGAGACCCCAGAccagctggaaccagaaggctgttGATGCTGACGCCCCAAGACCTCACTACCCACCAATCAGAGAGTGTTCTCCAGCTGATCACACAGCCCACAACTCCtgccctcaccctgtctttaaaaacttttccctgaaagCCTTCGGGGAGTTCCGGCCTTCTGAGCGCCAGCTGCTTGGACTCCTAGCTGGGCACCTGCAGTAAACGCtgtgctttccttcaccacaaccagGTCGCAGATTGGCTTAATTTTCCAAGCTAGTTTTGGTAACAAGGTGCCTCTAAACGGTGTGGGTGGAGGAGGCCCTAAACACCAGCTGGGGATTGTTGCAGGAACAAGCACAACAGGCATCTTCTCCTTTGTTGTCCTTCAAACATGAGTcaattttttgtctcttttggtGGCTAACCTCACAGTTCACTGTGGGAATCGCGGAATTTTGAGACTGGGCTGTGCTGAGCTCGAAGGGGTGGGTGCGGAAGAGGAGTAGACCTGGGGGCCTCCGGCCTTGGCATGAGCCAGGGTTAGGGTCAGGGAGACATAGTGACTGCCTTGTGTCAGTGGAACACCGTGTGAGTGTGAATCAGAAAGATGGGTTCATCAGGGGCCAGGCACCTGGAGTGGGCATCAGGTTTTCCAGTGTTGGGACTCCTCCCATGGAGGGGATCTGCCCTTCCAGGAGTCTGGGTGGGAGGCAAGAAGGAGAGAGCCCTGGCACTCACCAGCAGCAATGGGACCATGTTCTAGCCACACTGGACTCTGCATCTGAAGCTGGGAGTCAGTCTGCCCTGGATCCAGGCATCCTGTGTCCTCACCAGGCTGGGTTGTGGCACAGCTTTGCCCCTGGTCAATCTTAGGAAGTTTATTCCTGGTATAGGGACATTCAAGAGAATCATTGGCTCACTGCATTTGTACAGCTatttatttatgggtttttttttttttgaagcttggAAAGTTTGTTAGGTCAGATAACTGagcagttaaaaaataaattcaagttaaatttgtaaagcagttaaaatattttaggcatttaaaatttataagtgGAGCCCTTGAGAGTTATTGCTAAAACCGGCTAGATtcaaatagaagagagaaaataaaagtacatgGATTGGGAGACTTACCATTGTTAAGACGATACAGTTGACCCTGAACAATGCCAATTTGAACTGCaagggtccacttatatgtggattttcccCACTAGCTACCACCACCGTACTACACAATCCTTggctggttgaatccatggatgcagaaccttGGATGTGGATGGCCAACTCTAAGCTTATTCttggatttttgactgcatggAGGTCGGCACCACTAACCTTGGcattgctcaagggtcaactgtactatcaaagtgatctacagattcgaTGCAATCTTTGTCAAAATCCCAATGGgacttttttgcagaaataaaagaaaaatccattctaaaatctcaagggaccccaaatagtcaaaaagtcttgaaaaagaagaataaagctggcaGACTCAGACTTCccaacttcaaaacttactacaaagctacagtaatccaaacagtgtgacactggcataaagacagatgtACAGACCCATGGACCAGAACAGACATTCCGTAAAAGAGCCCTTACATATGCAGTCAGTTGATTTTCAGCACGAGtgtcaagaccattcaatgggggaaagaaatgtcttttcaacaaatggtgctgggaaaatggaTATctccatgcaaaagaatgaaattggacttTTACTTCAcattatatgcaaaaataaactcaaaatggatcaatgacctaagtgtaagagctgaaactataaaactcctagaagaaaatataaggggAAATCTTCACGACCttagatttggcaatgatttcttggatatgccaccaaaagcacagacaataaaaaaaaattaattggactTTATAAACACTAAAAACTTTTGTGTGTCAAAGGACACTATAAAGAGATGGATGTtgtcaaaaaagggaaaataacaagtgtcagtaaggatgtgaagaaacaggAGCCCTGGgacactgctggagggaatgtgaaagggtgcagctgctgtggaaaagttAGGTGGCCCCTCAAAAAGTTAACCATAAAATCTCCTTATGAgcctgcaattccactcctagatatgtATCCCAAAGAAGTgcaagcagggactcaaacagatacttgtgCACCCATGTGCACAGCAGCACTgctcacaacagccaagaggGGAAAACTGAAATGTCTATTGATGAatcaatggatgaacaaaatgcgGTAtcaacatataatggaatactattcagccataaaaaggaacgaagTTCTGGCACCTGCTACTATACGGACATACTCTGAAAACgttatgctaagcaaaagaagccagacataaaagggcacaaattgtatgattctatttacatatagtgtccagaataggtaacTCCATGgggacaaaaagtagattagttgTTGCCTAGGGCATGGGAAGGAGCAGGGCGGAAGATGCCTGCTACATGGAACAGGCATTCTTCTCGAGTTGATAAAAAGGCTTTACAATTGATTACGGTGATGGATGCACAACCCTGTTATCTGCTGAATTGTGCCCTGTGAGTGGGTGAATTGTAggcatatgaattatatctcaggaAGGctgttacagaaaacaaaacaataacccCAAAGGCAGATTCATACACTAAGCTCAAAAgcttaagaaaaagaacaggtTTTAACGTTTTATTATATTACCATCATTTCTCTGTATTCCAGGTGGTTTGTTCCAGGAATCCCTGcccagataccaaaatctgtggatgctcaagtacatagtatacaatggaatagtgcTTGCATAAGCCTACACACACCCTCCCATATGCCCTAAATCACTTCTAGGCTACCTGTAATACCTAATACAACGCAAATGCTGTGCAACTAGTTGCTGGTTGTGCAGcagattcaagttttgctttttggaacttcatGGAATTTTTTTCGATTCTTTTCAATCTGCAGTTGGTGGAGTTTGTGGCTGTAGATGCTGAGGAAAGATGGCCAGCTATACAGGCTTGAGCAAAAAAGTCAGCTTGTAGATGATTTAATCATGTGTGAGAGCATCGGAAGGCTCAGTCATAGGTCCCCTTGAGCCgtgtgtgactgtgggcacagGCTGAGCATGCAGCTCCAGCCACTTGGGTCAGTCAGAGGAGCTGGGCACCTTGAGGGGCCGTCCAGGGGTCTGTAAGGTGAAGCAtgaggggtgggggctgaagACAGAGCCAGGCACAGGGAGGGCCGTGACCTCCTGATTGACAACTGATCCCCAAACAGAAACCTGGACAGTGCATTCAACTCTTGTTCCCAGGAAATAGTCAGAATACAGGTGGTCAGATGCATCCTCCCTCTTCtgcccctggcccagggcctcCATTCCATGCTCCTCTCCCCACGCATACCCCATTCCGCTCTGCCAGGGGCCTGACAAGCTTCCTGACATGGTGCCCATGcctgcccttcccacctcccctcccctcctccttcacccCTGCCTAAGCAAGGTCCAGTGGGCTGACCCTTCAGTCCCCTGAGATGAGGAAGCGGGagcaggagagtgggaaggggctgggttCTGGGGAATCCTCCAGCCCTCACAGGCTCCACAATCTAGCCCTGGCCTCGCAGCCTTGATGTGTGGAGCTGACAGGTCAGCCAGGCTGtgccaggctgaggctgagggccTCAGGCAGCGCTGGGCCAGGGCTTTGTATTCACTTTATAGACGGGAACGTGGAGGACTAGACAGCTAAGGCACCCACGAAGCCAGGCCAGCTATCAGCCGGACAGCATCTGGGCTGTGTCCACCACCCAAGGCAGGGCAGGCCCACTGTCCTCAGGCCTCCCCAGTGGGAAGGAAAAGTCAGGCACATGGTCAAGCACAAATTGCCTTTATTGGCTCACGGATCCAAATGATGGGACAGGCTGGTGTGGACGTGACCTCAGGGCCGTCTTTCCACCTCTTCCTCAGCAGGTCAGCCTCATCCCTTgtgcaggggctggggccagggccatCAGACTCGGACCCCTACAGtaggggcagagggaaagagcCTCCCACAGGCCTGCTGACCACGTCCTGGGAAGGACCCCGAGCCACGTCACACACGGCCCTCCTGAGCCATCGATCAGGTGAGAAGGTGACCTCGGACAGAATGTGGCTGGCGTGGGGGGACAGGTGGGCCCTGGGAGCAGAAGGGCAGCACCCCAACCTGGGTCTGTGTGGCGGTTGGCTAAGGCACGGTGGCTGGGCCGTATCCTGCTGcagaaggccagagaggagcTGGGACCCCGACCCCCTCAAGATGTGCAGCTGATAGGACGCAACTACTTTTTCCGTTGGGGGGTCTGGGAACCACTGCTGTCGTTGGGGGCTGAGGCAGCTTGTTTGCTGGCAGTGTCCTCCCTGGGGGCTGGCCTGTGCTTCTCCTCCCTGGCCAGAGGCGGGGACCAGGGGCCCAGTAGGGCCTGCATGACCCTAATGCCTGCCACGGTCAGGAGGAGCCCCCAGAGGATAGTGGGGGCCTCCAGGGGAGATAGCTGTTTCCGTACCCAGTGGAGGGCCTGGGTCAGGGTGTTGCTGGAGCTGCGGGCCCGAGGTGGGCTCTTGTCCTGTGGAGGCAGGATTGAGGAAAGTTCAGGGGGCCACCCTGTGGCCACCCTGCCATCTGCCCCAGCCTGGCTAACACCTTTCTACCTGAAGGCCGAATTGCCTGAGTAGCATGTCCAGCGTCGGGTCCCCCAGGGACACAGGTGGGAAAAATTCCTCCACCCACTGGCGGCGCCACCACTGTCTGCAACAGCACAGGGCGCTCAGGCGGCGGCGGCGCACAGGCCCAGCATCCCACGGGCCCCAGTACCCGGCTTGGCACCCGGCCTtacccctgctccccaggctgcGAGAACCAGTACTTATAGCGCTGAGCTCGCACATAGGTTGGTGGCTGCTTGTGGAAGGGGTACCCAGATGCGTGGTTCTGGATGAGGCGGATCACTGCGGGGGGTGGGGACGGTACTCAGCATTTGGTGGCTgccgcggccccgccccaccaaggccctgccccagccccttgCCCATCAAGGCCCCACCCCTCCAACCCAGCCTCACCAGGCTCCTTGCCCTGCAGCAGGCGAAGGACCAGGCTCGTGAACCAGGGACTGTGCGTGTGGGGGCCCAGGGCCGCGAACCACATCTGCCAATCAAGGCGCGGCTGGTGGGGTGTCACGATGGGGGGCGGCCGGCTCACGTTCCCGGGCTTGTACATGAACTCAATCTCCTGCCGGGTAGAGTCACCTTAACACAGCCAGTAGGACGTGGTTCCCCACTCTCCCCAACTCTGTGGAGCCAGCCTGGTGCCTTTCACAGGGGACCGGGGGTGCCCTCACCGTCCAGTGATGTCCGTCATAGCTGCCCTCCAGCACCACCTCAGGCCGCCCACCCAGACCAGTCATTCGGCGGAAGAGACCATAGGAGTTGGCCAGCTGCAGGTGCTCCACGGCGCCAAACAGGCGGTGGGCTCCAGTCCAGAGACGTCCATGGGTTGAGGGCTCCATGTAGGAGTATGGCACCTGGAGACAGGTACGCAGAGGCTCAGCAAAGACCTTCCAGTCctctcccaacccctccccctcccccgaaGGGCTACCCACCAGGCTGATCATGAACAGAGCCACCGTGGCGGTGCCAAAGATGGACAGCTGGACTGCAGCACAGAACTTCTGCAGCCATCCTTGCACCTGGGTCCACCTGGGGGGCAGGGGACCGAAGTGCAGTCAGGCCTGCCCTGCACAGCCCTATCCCACCCCCTCAGACAGTATACCTCCAGAGGGCAGTCAGCAGTTCCCAGGCAAGGGAGGCTGCCCCCAGCCACATGGTGGGTAGGGTCACCGTCTTTAGCCACTGGGAGAACTGGTGGAAGGTGAAGGCTGTGAAAGGAAGAGGGTGTGAGGGGGGCTGGAGGGTGTGAGGAAGATGGTCCAGCCCCTGCCTTCTGAGGTTATCTCTGGCACTCACTTGTTTTGGAGTGAACAGTGTGCTGCTCCCAGTCGACCTCCAGGCCAAAGTAGTGTACCATGCCGTAGGCCAGCAGCCCGTAGACTGCCAATTCCAGGAGCAGGGACAGCATGGCCAGCAGAGCCTTGGGCCAGGCTGGAGGGCAAGACAGTCATCGGTCGGCTGGGAACAGGGCTGGAGGGTCCATATATGGCCGGGGGCTGGGGTCACTTGGGGGTGTTGGCACCACCCTGGCGGGCAGCAGGTGTGAGGATGGCTAGCTGCCTGGGACAGGCTGACACTCACAGGTGGGTGTCCTCCTGCGGCGGCTGTTACCCAACTTCGCAGGCAGGTGAGCATCATCCAGGAGGGCGGTGGTGAGCACCAGGGTGAGCAGGTTGAAGAAGTTATAGTTGCCCGTGATGATAATCAGGACTTGCAGCAagacctggggaggggctggactCAGAGTTCCCAGGGCCGCCCCCTTCCTGGGCCCTTCAGAGCCTGCTTCCAGGCCCCTCTGCGCCCCACACCCGGGTCTCTCCTTCAGGCCCCTGTGCCCTCCTCATCACCTCCTGGCCTCTGCTGTTCCCACTCCAACTGTTCTCGCCCCCTGCTCACACCTTCCTTGGCTCCTCACCAAGCTCAGCATGCCTCGTGTggcccttccccacctgcccctgctaACTTAAGGTGAACAGCCTCCAGCGAGGCTGCAGCCTTGCCCCACAGGCACAGCTTCGTACCTCAAGCTAATGTGTTCCTCTGCCCATGAAGCCTTTCTGAAACTGCTGGCACCAGACACCCCATCCCCGCTCTCTGGGCCCTCTGAGCAGTGCAGAAGAAGGCCATGTCTCTCTGATGGCTGAGGACCCCACCCACCTGGGAGTAAAAGGCAGCCAAGCGCAGGCGGCGAACAGGAGCGAAGAACAGAGGGGGCACTGCGATCTCGATGAGGAAGGTGGCCACCACGCAGAGCTTGTGCAGCCAGATAGGCAGGTGGTGGGCGAACCAGGAGGCTGGTGTGGGCAGGCACTGCGTCTCATAGTGGTAGGTGAGGGCTGCAGGTAACAGGCAGGTGATCAGAGCTGGGCAGAGCCCCCAAGATGGCCCCATGTCCAGGCAGGGACCCTCACCGGTGAGCCCCCACCATGCGGGGCAACGGCTGGTCAGCTTGACCACGCCCGATGCAAACATGAGACGAAACAGCAGCCAGCGTACGAGCCAGAAGGGTAGGCCTTCGTGGGGTGAGGGCCCTGCCACCCTGCCCTGGGGAGCCTGCTTGTGGTGGGGGGGCTGCCTCAGAGGGGCCACTAGCACAGCCAGGAACCCAGTCTCCAGCAGCAGGGAATCCCTGTGGGGAGAAAGAGTAGCACAAAGGGCCCCTCCCCATCAAGACTGCTCCCCCCGGGGGTCCTCCCAGAGAGACAAGCACCCCACCCATCCCACCCACCCAGCCTCCTGAAGCCCCACACCCAACAGTCACTCACCACTGGAAATAAAGAAACACCTGGCCCACCTGCAGGGAGAAGGGCTGTCAGGGAGCAGGGGGTGTGTGTCTGCAGAGGCAGGCaaggcagagatggggtggggtggaggatggATGGGCCTGGACTGAGTTGGTGACAAGGGTCCCAGAGGGGCACTTGCCTGGCAGGCAGACAGGTAGGCGGCCCAGAGCAGCAGGTAGGTGAGGAGGTGGCGCAGCTGGGGCAGCAGCAGTGCACCCAGGGCCAGCAGGGTGCCCAGCAGGCTCAGAagctccaggccctgggctgtgTCCAGCCCCAGCAGTGGCGCCTCCCAGAGCAGTGTCGGGGTCTCCCACAGCTGCTGCCAGCGTCCCTTTCCCTGCGGCCTCAGGGTCCTCCGTGCAGGGAGGATGCCCTCAGGACCATATAGGCCTGTGGGAGGGCATGTCAGGGCTAGGCCCTGGACACTGCCCACCAAGGTTAgaccgcccccacctccccctgagaCCTAGGTTATGACAGGCAGACTGCAgactctgccccccccccaccccccgatcAAGGCCTGCAGACTCTCCAGATCCACTCAGGCCAGAACCAGCTAACATCCCAACCAAGGTCAGGCCCCAGAAGGCCTGCTCGACTCCGCAGGTCAGGGTCTGCCACCAGCACATCCCTGTTCCCCTTTCCTTCAGGTCAGAGCCTTCTCTCTCACCAGCCCACTAGGTCtggcccacccccacctcaggtcACCCCCGCCGCAGGTCAGAACCCGGAACCCTACTGGAGACGGACCATTGCACACCTTCCCACCGCCCACACCCTCGCGGCCTGCAGAACACGAACCGCAGCCCCCTACCCCAAGCATCAGGGCCTGGACCTCACCCCTCTACCCCGGGACAGCGGAGTGTCCGGTGGGGAGATGAGGGGTCATATGGCGCAGGCTGGGGGTGTCCCGCCCGCGCCCTCACCTGGGATCTGCGTGTAGAGGGAAGCGAAGGCAAACATGAAGACGGCAGCCATGCCCTGGAGAAAGAGCTGCCGTGGGAGCCGGGAGCCCGCCATGTCCGCTACGCGGCGGGCTGGACTGGAGCCCGGGgtcacgcccggccccgccccgctccGCGGCGGCAACTGCAAACCCCGCCCACCCGTCCCCACGCCGGCACACGCCCCGCCCCCACACGTGCCCCGCCCCCCCGCGCGCTGAGGTCACTTCCGTCGCGCTTCGGCCGCTGTACGTCAGAGGTGTGCGCGGGTCGCCCTGAGCTACATCGTTTCCTGGGCGGGAACAGCAAAATGGCGCCAGAACTAGTGGCGGGCTGAGGCTACTGGCCCCCTCCAAGCCGGAGCTGTGGTCCCCGGGCCGACCCGGCCCCTCCCGGACATGGAGGACGTGGAGGCGCGCTTCGCCCACCTCCTACAGCCCATTCGGGACCTCACCAAGAACTGGGAGGTGGACGTGGCGGCCCAGCTGGGCGAATatctggaggaggtgagggcggCCCCCGGGGAGTGGCGCGGGGCGCGAGCTGCCGGGCATCCCCGCCGCCTCCTGGTGTGTGTCCGTCCGGCGCTCTAACCGCACTCGTCCTCAGGCTCGTTTCTTTTATCCATTTCTGCCCCGAGAAGACATCCCTTATTAGATTAAGCTGGAACTGTCATTACAGGTCCAGTGAGCACTGAAATTGGTTTAGTGGGTGGTGACCAGCACTTTTCTATAATAGAGTAGAATAGAATTTGTGTGCATGTTTGGGTGTGTGAGAGATCTGGATCATGATATAAGAGATTTCTTATCTTAGATTTTCAAACCAGTTTCAGGCTACTGCCATGTTCATCGCATCACTATTAATCTTTTCTCCATATTTGACAACTATGTCTAGACCTCGTTAAGGAGCTGTCCGCCGCATTTCTGTACTTCACTTTTACTCCTCAGCGCACTTGTGTTGCTCTTGCTTAGATCAGTAATGACCTCCCTCTTACCAAATCCAAGGGTCACCACAAGTGTCATCCTAGCAGCATTTGTTGGGCTGACCACACCCTCTTTTTTGAAACAGGTTTTGgtattctgattttcttctaaTTTCATTGCTGACTGTTTCTCTCCAGTCTCAGTGTTGAGCTCCTCAGGGTGTGGTCTGAGCCATCTCTCTACACACTTCCCCTAAACAATCTAATTTATTTCCATGACTTTAGGTATCTCGTGTATGAGGACAACTCCTAAATTGGTTTATtttccccctgccctcctcccattTATATTTACATTCCAGGCCttttctctgaatctgttttgTGTTTACAGCTACATCTTGACGTTCCACTTAGATGTCACACAAGCATCTCAGACTTAATATACTTAAAGGAAAGCTCTTTATTTTCCTGCTCAAATCCCAGTGTTCCTGATCCTGGTACATGGCACCACTGTTAACCAAGGGAAAGCTAAGAAAAGCACACTCCACACCAGTTCACCCATGAGTTCTGTCAGTTATGCCATCAGAATTTCACTTGAATTCACccgttttcctttttctctggttcAGGCCACCCTCTGGCTCAGATTCATGTAAAAACCTTCCT
This sequence is a window from Camelus ferus isolate YT-003-E chromosome 12, BCGSAC_Cfer_1.0, whole genome shotgun sequence. Protein-coding genes within it:
- the LMF2 gene encoding lipase maturation factor 2; this encodes MAGSRLPRQLFLQGMAAVFMFAFASLYTQIPGLYGPEGILPARRTLRPQGKGRWQQLWETPTLLWEAPLLGLDTAQGLELLSLLGTLLALGALLLPQLRHLLTYLLLWAAYLSACQVGQVFLYFQWDSLLLETGFLAVLVAPLRQPPHHKQAPQGRVAGPSPHEGLPFWLVRWLLFRLMFASGVVKLTSRCPAWWGLTALTYHYETQCLPTPASWFAHHLPIWLHKLCVVATFLIEIAVPPLFFAPVRRLRLAAFYSQVLLQVLIIITGNYNFFNLLTLVLTTALLDDAHLPAKLGNSRRRRTPTSWPKALLAMLSLLLELAVYGLLAYGMVHYFGLEVDWEQHTVHSKTTFTFHQFSQWLKTVTLPTMWLGAASLAWELLTALWRWTQVQGWLQKFCAAVQLSIFGTATVALFMISLVPYSYMEPSTHGRLWTGAHRLFGAVEHLQLANSYGLFRRMTGLGGRPEVVLEGSYDGHHWTEIEFMYKPGNVSRPPPIVTPHQPRLDWQMWFAALGPHTHSPWFTSLVLRLLQGKEPVIRLIQNHASGYPFHKQPPTYVRAQRYKYWFSQPGEQGQWWRRQWVEEFFPPVSLGDPTLDMLLRQFGLQDKSPPRARSSSNTLTQALHWVRKQLSPLEAPTILWGLLLTVAGIRVMQALLGPWSPPLAREEKHRPAPREDTASKQAASAPNDSSGSQTPQRKK